The Zingiber officinale cultivar Zhangliang chromosome 9A, Zo_v1.1, whole genome shotgun sequence genome window below encodes:
- the LOC122018678 gene encoding uncharacterized protein LOC122018678 isoform X1 has protein sequence MKILALIGAWFEAFRNKLDLPFRRFEVMSLVFYHLASSSFLLARVFSCSSSPVMIFLVIGAWFEAFRNKLDLPFRRFEVMSLVFYHLASSSFLLARVFSCSSSPVMIFLVIGAWFEAFRNKLDLPFRRFEMASTSSATSLTIDVPEINELPSNSDSKEEDVITAFKLEMKELKEAMMIELESIEIGGKVRISKQLVALGFCLPALVMFGLAIKEAEQEADKLEIGAKMLSTCALVILFW, from the exons ATGAAGATTCTTGCGCTTATTGGAGCTTG GTTTGAAGCTTTTCGAAACAAGTTAGATCTCCCATTTCGTAGATTCGAGGTAATGTCTCTTGTCTTTTACCATCTCGCTTCGTCTTCTTTTTTGCTGGCTAGGGTTTTTTCTTGTTCATCGAGTCCGGTTATGATCTTTCTTGTTATTGGAGCTTGGTTTGAAGCTTTTCGAAACAAGTTAGATCTCCCATTTCGTAGATTCGAGGTAATGTCTCTTGTCTTTTACCATCTCGCTTCGTCTTCTTTTTTGCTGGCTAGGGTTTTTTCTTGTTCATCGAGTCCGGTTATGATCTTTCTTGTTATTGGAGCTTGGTTTGAAGCTTTTCGAAACAAGTTAGATCTCCCATTTCGTAGATTCGAG ATGGCGTCCACCTCCTCAGCCACCTCCTTGACCATTGATGTTCCTGAGATCAATGAACTGCCCTCCAACTCGGATTCCAAAGAAGAGGACGTAATTACTGCTTTCAAACTTGAAATGAAAGAACTGAAGGAGGCGATGATGATAGAACTCGAAAGCATTGAAATAG GAGGAAAAGTAAGAATATCAAAGCAGCTGGTTGCTCTTGGGTTCTGCCTCCCAGCCCTTGTAATGTTTGGTTTGGCGATTAAGGAGGCTGAACAGGAAGCCGATAAGCTGGAAATTGGAGCAAAAATGTTATCGACTTGCGCACTGGTCATACTTTTTTGGTGA
- the LOC122018678 gene encoding uncharacterized protein LOC122018678 isoform X2 encodes MKILALIGAWFEAFRNKLDLPFRRFEMASTSSATSLTIDVPEINELPSNSDSKEEDVITAFKLEMKELKEAMMIELESIEIGGKVRISKQLVALGFCLPALVMFGLAIKEAEQEADKLEIGAKMLSTCALVILFW; translated from the exons ATGAAGATTCTTGCGCTTATTGGAGCTTGGTTTGAAGCTTTTCGAAACAAGTTAGATCTCCCATTTCGTAGATTCGAG ATGGCGTCCACCTCCTCAGCCACCTCCTTGACCATTGATGTTCCTGAGATCAATGAACTGCCCTCCAACTCGGATTCCAAAGAAGAGGACGTAATTACTGCTTTCAAACTTGAAATGAAAGAACTGAAGGAGGCGATGATGATAGAACTCGAAAGCATTGAAATAG GAGGAAAAGTAAGAATATCAAAGCAGCTGGTTGCTCTTGGGTTCTGCCTCCCAGCCCTTGTAATGTTTGGTTTGGCGATTAAGGAGGCTGAACAGGAAGCCGATAAGCTGGAAATTGGAGCAAAAATGTTATCGACTTGCGCACTGGTCATACTTTTTTGGTGA